A region from the Hippopotamus amphibius kiboko isolate mHipAmp2 chromosome 15, mHipAmp2.hap2, whole genome shotgun sequence genome encodes:
- the LOC130836828 gene encoding olfactory receptor 7A5-like, which translates to MVPGNDTGISEFILLGFSDEPQLQPLVFGLFLSMYLITVFGNLLIILAISSDSQLHTPMYFFLSNLSFVDICFTSTTIPKMLWNIQTQSKVITYESCIMQMYFFLLFAGLDAFLLTVMAYDRFVAICHPLHYTVIMNPRLCGLLVLVSYIMSFLYSLLQSLMVVQLTFCPGMEIPHFFCEFKQIIQLACSNTFVNNTIMYFAVGLFCGAPFTGICYSYSKIVSAIQGIPSTQGKYKAFSTCASHLSIVFLFYGTGFGVYLSSATTHSSHSVATASVMYTVVTPMLNPFIYSLRNKDIKRALKISFGMATIKGPIFLGLKKC; encoded by the coding sequence ATGGTACCAGGCAATGATACAGGAATTTCAGAATTTATTCTGCTGGGATTTTCAGATGAACCACAACTGCAGCCCCTCGTATTTGGGCTTTTTCTCTCCATGTACCTGATCACAGTGTTTGGAAatctgctcatcatcctggccatCAGCTCAGACTCCCAACTCCAcactcccatgtacttcttcctctccaacctgtcctttgtagacatctgtttcacctccaccaccatcccaaagatgctgtggaACATCCAGACTCAAAGCAAAGTCATCACCTATGAAAGTTGCATCATGcagatgtattttttcttattatttgcaGGATTGGATGCCTTCCTcctgactgtgatggcctatgaccgatttgtggccatctgccaccccctgcactacacTGTCATCATGAACCCGCGGCTCTGTGGACTGCTGGTTCTGGTGTCTTATATTATGAGTTTCCTGTATTCCTTGTTACAAAGCTTAATGGTAGTGCAGCTGACCTTCTGTCCAGGCATGGAAATaccccactttttctgtgaattcAAACAAATTATCCAACTTGCCTGTTCTAACACCTTTGTTAATAACACCATTATGTATTTTGCAGTTGGGCTCTTTTGTGGTGCTCCATTCACTGGGATATGTTACTCATATTCTAAAATAGTTTCTGCAATACAAGGAATCCCATCAACTCAGGGGAAGTATAAGGCATTTTCTACCTGTGCATCACATCTctccattgttttcttattttatggtACAGGTTTTGGAGTTTACCTTAGCTCTGCTACTACTCACAGCTCACACTCAGTTGCAACAGCCTcggtgatgtacactgtggtcacacccatgctgaaccccttcatctatagtctgaggaataaagacataaagagaGCTCTAAAAATATCCTTTGGGATGGCAACTATAAAAGGGCCAATTTTCTTGGGGCTAAAGAAGTGTTAG